Proteins encoded within one genomic window of Pedobacter africanus:
- a CDS encoding TonB-dependent receptor → MKFLNLFLRIMKLTIVIITTCLLQVSAAGFAQRITLSERNASLEKIIRKISKQSGYDFIADISLVKKAKPVSIELKGVTIEEALRACLADQQMNYIIEDKIVVLRAKQFSPFGGNLWNLPFVIEVKGKVLDENGQPLPGAGITVKGSNQSTVTDANGNFLLKNVTENAVLLISYVGYVTQEVTATKGAALSIKLVPKPADLGEVVVVGYGTTKKANLIGSVAQLSAKEINDRPVTSLSNALTGQLPGVTIIQRSGQPGSAGGNIQIRGVGSFGANPAAFILVDGVPVNSFNDIDPNDVENISVLKDASTAAIYGSRAANGVILVTTKTGKVNENGKMNISYNGYTGTQRATQYPEFVNSWEYATLMNEAQPGAYTAEAIQKFKDGSDPDNFPNVNYIDLALKKSTFQTGHNLSISNGNDKTQYLLSLGYMYQDGIVKKNNYNRYNIRLNLVNNFLPNLKLTTRLSGAQYIDNQPAPPATLDWTDMLTNISQVIRVPAVYVNKLSNGDYGLGVVAKGTPVSYTDNESFYKDKQTDLLANLRLDWDVIKGLKLSVIGGYTQLNDNSQRFLANQRINATLTLGPGTLNQGNALNTYKTLQQLAEYKRNFGGHELGILGGHTYEYYKNGSFSASRSGYNSNSLTELAAGDASTQKNGSTSSELVLDSYFARLNYNFKNRYLVEGTVRYDGSSRFSSENKYAAFPAVAVGWRLSEEGFLKDKLSWLTDLKLKASMGTLGNQNIRKLNGEQDYYPYQSMLSPNFNYPFGGALSTGVANTTLTDASIRWESTRTKDAGIDATLFKGKLNVSATYFDRYTYDILVSPGNSVSTVLGLNVGVQNSGKLSNKGWEFTAAYKENFGDFSFNINTNFSIVNNKVLDLGVGNVVQPNGMVGNGSSLFNGYPVNLYYGYLADGLL, encoded by the coding sequence ATGAAATTTTTGAATCTATTTTTACGGATTATGAAGCTCACCATCGTCATCATAACCACCTGCCTGCTCCAGGTCAGTGCTGCTGGATTTGCACAGCGGATCACCCTGTCTGAGCGGAACGCTTCTCTTGAAAAAATAATCCGCAAGATCAGCAAACAAAGTGGTTATGATTTTATTGCAGATATTTCACTGGTAAAAAAAGCAAAGCCGGTAAGCATTGAGCTTAAAGGTGTTACCATAGAAGAAGCACTGCGTGCCTGCCTGGCAGACCAGCAGATGAATTATATTATTGAAGACAAGATCGTTGTGCTCAGGGCGAAGCAGTTTTCACCCTTCGGTGGAAACTTATGGAACCTTCCTTTTGTAATCGAAGTAAAAGGTAAGGTGCTCGATGAAAACGGGCAGCCCCTGCCTGGCGCAGGAATAACCGTAAAAGGCAGCAACCAAAGTACGGTTACAGACGCAAACGGGAACTTTTTATTAAAAAACGTAACTGAAAACGCTGTTTTGTTAATTTCTTATGTGGGCTATGTAACCCAGGAGGTTACAGCCACAAAGGGCGCAGCGCTGTCTATTAAACTGGTGCCTAAACCCGCAGATTTGGGTGAGGTAGTAGTAGTAGGCTACGGTACAACGAAAAAGGCCAATCTGATTGGATCGGTGGCGCAGCTTTCAGCCAAAGAAATTAACGACAGGCCTGTAACGTCGCTTTCTAATGCCCTTACCGGCCAGCTGCCTGGGGTTACCATTATACAAAGAAGCGGCCAGCCTGGATCGGCCGGTGGTAATATACAGATCCGTGGTGTTGGCTCTTTTGGCGCAAATCCTGCTGCATTTATCCTTGTTGACGGGGTACCCGTTAATTCATTCAATGATATAGACCCTAATGATGTGGAGAACATCTCGGTACTTAAAGACGCCTCCACAGCAGCAATTTATGGATCCAGGGCTGCCAACGGGGTAATCCTGGTGACTACTAAAACAGGAAAGGTCAATGAAAACGGGAAAATGAACATCAGTTACAATGGGTATACCGGTACACAACGGGCCACACAGTACCCGGAATTTGTAAATTCATGGGAATACGCCACTTTAATGAATGAGGCCCAGCCCGGTGCATATACTGCAGAGGCTATTCAGAAATTCAAAGATGGCTCAGATCCTGATAATTTTCCGAATGTGAATTATATTGATCTGGCCCTTAAAAAATCTACTTTTCAGACCGGCCATAACCTGTCTATTTCCAATGGAAATGATAAAACACAATACCTGTTGTCTTTAGGTTATATGTACCAGGACGGAATTGTTAAGAAGAACAATTACAACCGCTACAACATCAGGTTAAACCTGGTCAACAATTTCCTGCCAAACCTGAAGCTGACCACCCGTTTATCGGGCGCACAGTATATAGATAACCAGCCTGCCCCTCCGGCAACGCTAGACTGGACAGACATGCTGACGAATATTAGCCAGGTGATCCGTGTACCGGCCGTTTATGTAAATAAACTAAGCAATGGCGATTACGGCTTGGGCGTGGTGGCTAAGGGAACACCGGTTTCTTACACCGATAACGAATCTTTCTATAAAGATAAACAAACGGATTTGCTGGCTAATTTGCGGCTGGACTGGGATGTCATTAAAGGGCTTAAGCTGTCAGTTATTGGCGGTTACACCCAATTGAACGACAACTCACAGCGTTTCCTGGCCAATCAAAGGATCAATGCAACTTTAACCCTTGGGCCGGGTACCCTGAATCAGGGCAATGCTTTAAATACCTATAAAACATTGCAGCAGCTGGCAGAGTACAAACGGAACTTTGGTGGCCATGAGTTGGGTATTCTGGGAGGACATACCTACGAATATTATAAGAACGGTTCGTTTTCGGCGAGCAGAAGCGGGTATAATAGTAATTCGCTTACAGAGCTGGCCGCCGGAGATGCCAGTACACAAAAGAACGGTAGCACAAGCAGCGAGCTTGTCCTTGATTCTTACTTTGCAAGGCTGAATTATAACTTTAAAAACAGGTACCTGGTAGAGGGTACTGTAAGGTATGATGGCTCTTCGCGTTTTTCCAGTGAAAACAAGTATGCAGCCTTTCCTGCAGTAGCAGTTGGATGGAGGTTATCAGAAGAAGGTTTTTTGAAAGATAAACTCAGCTGGTTAACTGATTTGAAGTTAAAAGCCTCAATGGGGACTTTAGGGAATCAGAACATACGTAAGCTAAACGGGGAACAGGACTATTATCCTTACCAGAGCATGCTGTCTCCAAATTTCAATTATCCTTTTGGCGGTGCATTGTCAACCGGAGTGGCTAATACCACACTTACAGACGCCAGCATTCGCTGGGAATCTACCCGAACAAAGGATGCAGGTATTGATGCCACCTTATTTAAAGGGAAGCTGAATGTGAGCGCTACTTATTTCGACAGGTATACTTATGACATCCTGGTAAGCCCGGGAAACAGTGTTTCTACTGTACTTGGTCTGAATGTTGGGGTGCAGAATTCAGGTAAACTGAGCAACAAAGGCTGGGAATTTACAGCTGCTTATAAGGAAAATTTTGGGGATTTTTCTTTTAATATCAATACCAACTTCTCTATTGTGAATAACAAGGTATTGGATCTGGGTGTTGGAAACGTTGTTCAGCCAAATGGTATGGTGGGTAATGGCAGCTCCCTTTTTAACGGTTATCCTGTGAACCTTTATTATGGTTACCTTGCTGATGGCTTATTGTAG
- a CDS encoding Hsp20/alpha crystallin family protein, whose protein sequence is MTLVKFNPKSNTSLMPGFNDVFDSILNDTFFSDRMMTKVPAANISESADHFHVELAAPGLKKEDFRLKLERDVLSISVEQVSDDQQQERNYAKREYSYSSFVRSFTLPESADQNGIEAKYTDGVLCIDIPKREEAKVQSRQIEIK, encoded by the coding sequence ATGACACTGGTTAAATTTAATCCAAAAAGTAACACATCATTAATGCCGGGCTTTAATGATGTTTTCGATTCTATTTTAAATGACACTTTTTTTTCTGATCGCATGATGACTAAGGTTCCTGCGGCTAACATTTCTGAAAGTGCTGACCATTTTCATGTAGAGCTGGCTGCCCCTGGACTAAAGAAAGAGGATTTTAGGCTGAAGCTGGAAAGGGACGTGCTCAGCATTTCGGTAGAGCAGGTGAGTGATGATCAACAGCAGGAACGCAATTATGCCAAACGGGAATATAGTTACAGCTCGTTTGTGCGTTCATTTACTTTACCTGAAAGCGCAGACCAGAACGGAATAGAGGCCAAGTATACCGATGGGGTATTGTGTATAGATATTCCAAAGCGTGAGGAGGCGAAAGTGCAGTCTCGGCAAATTGAGATTAAGTAA
- a CDS encoding YfiT family bacillithiol transferase, with protein MENDLEDLKYPIGRFVPARQYNPGTLASWIGGIRSAPLLFDYCIENLDEAQLNTPYRPGGWNVVQVVHHVADSHMNAYVRLKLALTEDTPTISPYDENAWAELPDVRLVPLNVSVTLLHALHSRWAMLLENLKEEDWTRTYYHPGNKAYMPVWQMTNQYSWHGAHHAEQIISLRKRMGW; from the coding sequence ATGGAAAACGACTTAGAAGATCTTAAATATCCAATTGGCCGCTTTGTTCCTGCCAGGCAATATAACCCGGGTACGCTTGCGTCCTGGATAGGTGGTATCAGATCGGCACCATTGCTGTTCGATTACTGCATCGAAAACCTGGATGAGGCACAGTTAAATACGCCCTACAGGCCGGGTGGCTGGAATGTGGTACAGGTAGTGCATCATGTTGCAGACAGCCATATGAATGCTTATGTGAGATTGAAGCTGGCACTGACAGAAGATACACCCACCATTAGCCCTTATGACGAAAATGCCTGGGCCGAACTGCCTGACGTAAGGCTTGTGCCATTGAATGTATCGGTAACCTTGCTGCATGCGCTGCACAGCAGATGGGCAATGTTGCTGGAAAACTTAAAAGAAGAAGATTGGACAAGAACCTATTACCATCCGGGAAATAAGGCGTACATGCCGGTATGGCAAATGACCAACCAGTACAGCTGGCATGGTGCGCACCATGCGGAGCAGATTATTTCATTAAGGAAAAGAATGGGGTGGTGA
- a CDS encoding lmo0937 family membrane protein: MGNLLYTIAVILVIIWAISFFGGFYTGGIIHILIVIAIIAVVLGVIRRAA, translated from the coding sequence ATGGGGAACTTACTTTATACCATCGCAGTCATTTTGGTCATCATTTGGGCCATTAGCTTTTTTGGCGGTTTCTACACCGGCGGCATCATTCACATCCTGATTGTTATTGCCATCATCGCAGTCGTTCTGGGTGTAATCAGAAGGGCCGCTTAG
- a CDS encoding RNA polymerase sigma-70 factor, whose protein sequence is MHAYQTLLDKELLDLMKADNEHAFSEIYKRNWKKLYKSALNVLDDHDAALDIVQEVFVWFWNHRADLKIYSIQSYLFVAVKYKVANYIRKEKVRGAFYERIRLADVARTFDDTSLEVKELIEFIKDFTADLPERCREVFELSRHENLNNKEIALKLGISEKTVENHLTVALKKLRKKMNDLNVWSIIFF, encoded by the coding sequence ATGCATGCTTATCAGACGCTTTTAGATAAAGAACTACTCGACCTGATGAAGGCCGATAACGAACATGCCTTTAGCGAAATTTACAAAAGAAACTGGAAGAAGCTTTACAAATCTGCCTTAAATGTACTGGACGACCATGATGCTGCCCTTGATATTGTACAGGAGGTTTTTGTATGGTTCTGGAACCACCGTGCCGACCTTAAAATATATTCGATTCAAAGCTATTTATTTGTAGCCGTTAAATATAAAGTTGCCAATTACATTAGAAAGGAAAAAGTAAGGGGGGCTTTTTATGAAAGGATAAGGCTGGCAGATGTTGCCCGGACTTTTGATGACACTTCACTGGAAGTGAAAGAACTGATTGAATTTATAAAGGATTTTACTGCTGATTTGCCTGAAAGGTGCCGGGAAGTGTTTGAGCTGAGCAGGCACGAAAACCTGAACAACAAGGAGATTGCATTAAAATTGGGCATCTCAGAAAAAACGGTAGAAAACCACCTTACAGTGGCGCTAAAAAAGCTTCGCAAAAAAATGAACGACCTGAATGTATGGTCGATAATTTTTTTTTAA
- a CDS encoding TlpA family protein disulfide reductase produces the protein MKKLCLLPLLTMFTAVSSFAQADKINEEKSTALSSAIAEIRAIKKADEKEKMLNKVLTEFNLDIDKKADAAKIERVFPSIGMAFYREKNYPKTEFYIDKVESKLTRAAFYSSFCRNKQEIKNDLPFHAKISKKSLELVEMAKLDKEDPKYYKSRAEYLSQLDANYIMYGTVYAGVLETMGKNSEALALMEDIVNKNNFSDLETNMSYVELLVKNGKNKEAKTAAERFVRAGQANEQLKNILKAQYSGPENFDTYYEKLEKEADTKRNESFAKKIIDVPAPEFALKNLKGEVVNLAALKGKTVIIDYWATWCGPCIKSFPGMQMAVEKYRDDPSVVFLFINTFEYEKNRAQAVKDWALANPKYTFNILMDTPTAGDLGKFDVANKYKITGIPTKFIIDGRGNIRFKMTGFNGTPEAVVKELDIMIALAKAGAGK, from the coding sequence ATGAAAAAACTTTGCTTACTACCGCTGCTAACCATGTTCACGGCTGTTTCCTCATTTGCCCAAGCGGATAAGATTAATGAAGAAAAAAGTACTGCCTTAAGCTCTGCTATAGCTGAAATAAGGGCAATCAAAAAGGCAGATGAAAAAGAAAAAATGCTGAATAAGGTATTGACAGAATTTAATCTGGATATCGATAAAAAAGCTGACGCAGCGAAAATCGAACGAGTTTTTCCTAGTATTGGAATGGCCTTTTATAGGGAGAAGAATTATCCAAAGACTGAATTTTACATTGATAAAGTCGAATCTAAGTTGACGCGCGCCGCCTTTTACTCTTCTTTTTGTAGGAATAAACAAGAAATAAAAAACGATTTGCCATTTCACGCTAAAATTTCAAAAAAATCCCTTGAGCTGGTTGAAATGGCTAAACTGGACAAAGAAGACCCTAAATATTATAAGTCAAGAGCGGAATATTTGAGCCAGCTAGACGCTAACTATATTATGTATGGAACAGTATATGCGGGGGTGCTGGAAACAATGGGCAAAAATTCGGAGGCTTTAGCTTTAATGGAGGATATTGTCAATAAAAATAACTTCTCAGATTTGGAAACAAACATGAGTTACGTTGAATTGCTGGTAAAAAACGGCAAAAACAAAGAGGCTAAAACTGCTGCCGAACGATTTGTGAGAGCAGGTCAGGCAAATGAACAGTTAAAAAACATACTAAAAGCACAGTACTCAGGTCCTGAAAACTTTGACACCTACTATGAAAAACTGGAAAAAGAAGCGGACACTAAGCGAAATGAAAGTTTTGCCAAAAAAATCATCGATGTTCCGGCACCCGAATTTGCTTTAAAGAATTTGAAGGGTGAGGTGGTGAACCTGGCAGCATTAAAAGGTAAAACCGTTATTATTGATTATTGGGCAACCTGGTGTGGCCCATGCATCAAATCTTTCCCAGGCATGCAAATGGCTGTCGAAAAGTACAGGGATGATCCGAGTGTAGTTTTCCTGTTTATCAATACATTTGAATACGAAAAAAATAGAGCGCAAGCGGTAAAGGATTGGGCATTAGCCAATCCAAAATACACCTTTAATATTCTGATGGATACCCCAACAGCAGGTGATTTGGGGAAATTTGATGTTGCCAATAAATACAAAATCACCGGCATTCCCACAAAATTTATTATAGACGGCCGCGGGAATATCCGGTTTAAAATGACTGGCTTCAACGGTACACCTGAAGCGGTTGTAAAAGAACTGGACATTATGATTGCGCTTGCCAAAGCTGGAGCCGGGAAATAA
- a CDS encoding GlxA family transcriptional regulator — MRISVFVPQYGVIEAVTPAFRSFHTANEFLTASGKKSIFEVEYVGLDHYVPANNGEYTIKTNRLIKDVPETDLLIIPPAFGDILKGIHSNAEALPHFKRLYQNGSSIASLCLGAFLLAETGLLDGKKCSTHWAHINDFRERYPEVEVEDGAIITEHENIYSSGGASSLWNLILYLVEKFADRETAVTISKYFALDIGRDSQSQFAIFKGQRNHGDEEIQKVQDHIEKHYDNKISIASLACLINTSRRTFERRFKDATNNTSIEYIQRVRIEAAKKFFEATRKNISEIMLDVGYTDTKAFRDTFKKVTGLTPIEYRNKFARVAYEV; from the coding sequence ATGCGAATTTCAGTTTTTGTACCTCAGTACGGGGTAATTGAAGCAGTTACGCCCGCTTTTAGAAGCTTTCATACTGCCAATGAGTTTTTAACTGCATCTGGCAAAAAATCAATTTTTGAGGTAGAGTACGTGGGTTTGGATCACTACGTACCGGCCAACAACGGGGAATACACCATTAAAACCAACCGGTTGATCAAAGATGTTCCAGAAACAGACTTGCTGATCATCCCACCTGCATTTGGCGACATCCTCAAAGGGATACACAGCAATGCAGAGGCACTGCCCCATTTTAAAAGGCTGTATCAAAATGGCTCTAGTATTGCCAGTTTATGCCTCGGTGCTTTTCTTTTAGCCGAAACAGGTTTACTCGATGGTAAAAAATGTTCTACCCATTGGGCCCATATTAACGATTTCAGGGAAAGGTATCCTGAGGTGGAAGTAGAAGATGGCGCCATCATTACAGAACACGAAAATATTTACAGCAGTGGCGGGGCAAGCAGTTTATGGAATTTAATATTATACCTGGTCGAAAAGTTTGCAGACCGGGAAACAGCTGTAACGATCTCCAAATATTTTGCTTTAGATATCGGCAGAGACAGCCAATCGCAGTTTGCGATATTCAAAGGCCAGAGAAACCATGGAGACGAAGAAATTCAAAAAGTACAGGACCATATCGAAAAACACTACGACAATAAAATATCGATAGCATCATTAGCCTGTTTAATTAACACAAGCCGCAGAACATTCGAAAGAAGATTTAAGGATGCGACCAACAATACCTCCATAGAGTATATACAAAGGGTAAGAATAGAAGCAGCCAAAAAATTCTTTGAAGCAACAAGAAAGAATATATCCGAAATCATGCTCGATGTAGGCTATACAGATACAAAAGCCTTTAGAGATACTTTTAAAAAAGTTACCGGGCTTACCCCAATTGAATACAGAAATAAGTTTGCAAGGGTTGCCTATGAGGTGTAA
- a CDS encoding YtxH domain-containing protein: MKTKKIIESLLTPRSSDKTKAITLLIGGLAVGAAIGVLFATEKGKLMRQKICDTVNNLFDHQETDDCAEPVSNQKDQNAGKKPKSDIKSIIHNAHAATAHTEQSLS, encoded by the coding sequence ATGAAAACTAAGAAAATAATCGAGTCTTTGTTGACCCCAAGATCGTCAGACAAAACAAAAGCCATCACATTACTTATCGGCGGACTTGCAGTAGGCGCCGCAATAGGTGTCTTGTTTGCAACAGAAAAGGGAAAACTGATGCGACAAAAAATCTGTGATACCGTAAATAACCTATTTGACCATCAGGAAACGGATGACTGTGCAGAACCTGTTTCAAATCAAAAAGATCAGAATGCAGGGAAGAAGCCAAAGTCTGACATTAAAAGCATTATCCACAATGCACATGCAGCTACAGCACATACCGAACAAAGCCTGAGCTAA
- a CDS encoding GNAT family N-acetyltransferase encodes MINCSIQKTTEITHFYALIRLFEEVFEMKDFVMPPADHLEKLLARDDFFVFVALLDGQVIGGLTSYTLRQYYSTSPLVYIYDLAVAIEYQRKGIGRMLIADIQNYCKGIGVEEVFVQADVADGYALDFYRSTGATAEDVVHFYYPLK; translated from the coding sequence ATGATAAATTGTAGTATACAAAAAACAACGGAGATTACTCATTTTTATGCTTTGATAAGGCTGTTTGAAGAAGTTTTTGAAATGAAAGACTTTGTTATGCCCCCGGCAGATCATCTGGAGAAATTGCTGGCCAGGGATGATTTTTTTGTTTTTGTTGCGCTCCTGGACGGTCAGGTAATCGGCGGCTTAACAAGTTATACTTTGCGCCAGTATTATTCCACATCGCCGTTGGTGTATATTTACGACCTCGCAGTAGCAATTGAATACCAGCGCAAAGGTATCGGCAGGATGCTGATAGCAGACATCCAAAACTACTGCAAAGGGATAGGCGTTGAAGAAGTATTTGTACAGGCAGACGTGGCAGACGGTTATGCATTGGATTTCTATCGTTCTACCGGTGCAACTGCTGAAGATGTGGTACACTTTTATTATCCTTTAAAATAA
- a CDS encoding low molecular weight protein tyrosine phosphatase family protein has protein sequence MNVLFVCSRNKWRSRTAEDLFKDSNFHNVRSAGTAPVARIKVSEKLVSWAEVIFVMEKRHREQLKSRFPLVLNEKEIIVLNIPDEYGYMDDELVELLKASVSTYLEI, from the coding sequence ATGAATGTTTTATTTGTTTGTAGCCGTAATAAATGGCGTAGCCGAACCGCTGAAGATTTGTTTAAAGACAGTAATTTTCATAATGTACGGTCGGCCGGCACAGCTCCCGTTGCCCGCATTAAGGTATCTGAGAAGCTAGTTTCCTGGGCTGAGGTTATTTTTGTGATGGAGAAACGCCACCGTGAACAACTGAAATCCAGGTTCCCATTGGTTTTAAATGAAAAGGAAATCATTGTGCTGAATATCCCGGATGAATACGGATACATGGATGATGAACTTGTGGAATTGCTCAAAGCATCTGTAAGTACGTATTTGGAGATCTGA
- a CDS encoding TlpA family protein disulfide reductase, with product MKKFILLFLVLINLCSFAQTVKIPLSNKIGEYGIGNLYRPAWKVTGISEYKGYDTTRYEKWAIAEIKFNTMQAYLEDMINKKIPKATYEYFLKNDHAIDTSYLYKNTISRNLIGVFIGLKDHLKYVIVDKNGNKNFNDDSILVFDLDKKKIYPETEVYIDYFDGEQIRQAQIPFTVDAYNEGSSIDDALKPTIAFVDRSYKQGIYNDGHSKWTITVDNPHFFLYKNEMFSLCIDPAGKPESVNDRYIHSRRDSIPIGKKLYTVKSLINDTLCLSYIAPYLESMGQTNTTAPEITGKDLLTNKKISLNKKRGQYVLLDFWGSWCKPCIAALPKLLEIHNKYKRSGLQVVSVAFDHKKDLDKVKMLINEHNLMWEHLFVDRAGAQEITKNYRVQIYPTTILINPNGKVVFRGTGEKSLIEIDKFLKKAI from the coding sequence ATGAAAAAATTTATTTTACTGTTTCTTGTTCTAATTAACCTTTGCAGTTTTGCTCAAACTGTAAAAATACCCCTATCCAATAAAATAGGCGAGTACGGAATCGGTAATTTATATCGTCCGGCATGGAAAGTAACCGGCATTTCGGAGTACAAAGGTTACGATACAACCAGATACGAAAAATGGGCAATTGCGGAGATTAAATTTAATACAATGCAGGCCTATCTTGAAGATATGATCAACAAAAAGATACCCAAGGCAACTTATGAGTATTTTTTAAAAAATGACCATGCTATTGACACAAGCTATTTGTATAAAAATACTATTTCCAGGAATTTAATTGGGGTTTTTATCGGCCTGAAAGATCATTTGAAATATGTGATCGTGGACAAAAACGGTAACAAAAATTTCAACGATGACAGCATATTAGTTTTCGATTTAGATAAGAAAAAAATATACCCGGAAACTGAAGTTTACATAGATTATTTTGATGGTGAACAAATCAGGCAAGCCCAAATCCCGTTTACAGTTGATGCGTATAATGAGGGATCTTCAATTGATGATGCATTAAAACCAACTATAGCTTTTGTAGATAGGTCTTATAAACAGGGGATATATAATGATGGGCATTCCAAATGGACAATCACCGTAGATAATCCACACTTTTTTCTTTATAAAAATGAAATGTTCTCGTTATGCATAGACCCCGCAGGCAAACCTGAGTCTGTAAATGACCGTTATATACACAGCAGAAGGGATTCTATACCAATTGGGAAGAAGTTATATACTGTAAAATCACTAATAAATGATACGCTGTGTCTTTCATATATAGCGCCCTACCTAGAAAGTATGGGACAAACCAACACAACAGCACCAGAAATAACCGGTAAGGACCTACTTACCAACAAAAAAATTTCATTAAATAAAAAAAGAGGGCAATATGTGTTGCTGGATTTTTGGGGAAGCTGGTGTAAACCCTGCATTGCTGCATTACCAAAGCTCTTAGAGATTCATAATAAATATAAGCGCTCGGGGCTGCAGGTCGTAAGTGTGGCATTTGACCATAAAAAAGATTTGGATAAAGTAAAAATGCTAATAAATGAACACAATCTGATGTGGGAACATTTATTTGTAGATAGGGCTGGCGCACAGGAAATAACTAAAAATTACCGGGTGCAGATATATCCCACTACTATATTGATAAATCCAAACGGTAAAGTAGTCTTTCGCGGAACGGGAGAAAAATCATTGATTGAAATTGACAAGTTTCTTAAAAAGGCCATTTAA
- a CDS encoding NADPH-dependent FMN reductase produces the protein MANYKNIFVINGSASQNSSNEKLIDNFARLTKEIFCLTIFNGLKDLPHFDPESSIENTPKAILTLRDNIKNADGILICTPEYVFSIPSGLKNAIEWCVSTTVFSDKPIGLITASANGEKGHEELQLIMKTLMARFTEKTTLLIQGVKGKISGSGEITDSQTLQDLINFIEAYNSLLEDKR, from the coding sequence ATGGCAAACTATAAAAATATATTCGTAATTAACGGAAGTGCAAGTCAAAACTCATCGAATGAGAAGCTGATCGATAACTTTGCCCGCTTAACCAAAGAAATTTTTTGCCTGACAATTTTTAATGGGTTGAAGGACCTTCCTCATTTTGATCCGGAAAGTTCTATAGAAAACACGCCCAAAGCCATTTTAACGCTTAGAGATAACATTAAAAACGCAGACGGAATTTTAATATGTACTCCTGAGTATGTTTTTAGCATTCCGAGCGGGCTAAAAAACGCAATTGAATGGTGTGTTTCGACAACTGTTTTTTCGGATAAGCCAATAGGGTTAATTACCGCCTCTGCAAATGGAGAAAAGGGGCATGAGGAACTGCAATTGATAATGAAAACCTTAATGGCCAGGTTCACAGAAAAAACTACTTTACTGATTCAAGGAGTGAAAGGGAAAATTAGTGGCAGCGGCGAAATAACGGATAGCCAAACACTTCAGGACCTGATAAATTTTATTGAGGCTTATAATTCATTGTTAGAGGATAAGAGGTGA
- a CDS encoding FecR family protein: MKPRKKRSTYASDVKPGGNKATLTLANGKKISLTDAENSTITEQLGVKITKTANGQLVYTLLGQTDAFNKKLATQFNTIETPTGGQYQINLPDGTSVWLNAASSLKYPVMFDKAQRRVELSGEGYFEVSKDKKRPFVVATAKYEVEVLGTHFNVNSYRDEALSKTTLLEGSVRINAIAKKKETPGSGILLLPGQQAVLSDEANKVLAVDTEEAVAWKNGYFLFNEESLESIMKKIERWYGVDVQYKDKPESIQFMGRVSRSKNISAVLKALETAGNVRFEITGKKVYVTKY, encoded by the coding sequence TTGAAGCCCCGTAAAAAGAGAAGTACCTACGCCAGCGATGTAAAGCCGGGCGGGAACAAGGCCACTTTAACACTGGCGAACGGTAAAAAGATCAGTTTAACAGATGCAGAAAACAGCACCATTACCGAGCAGTTGGGCGTAAAAATTACCAAAACAGCCAATGGCCAGCTGGTATACACCTTGCTTGGACAAACGGATGCCTTTAACAAAAAACTGGCCACGCAATTCAATACCATTGAAACCCCAACGGGTGGTCAGTATCAAATAAACTTACCAGATGGCACATCGGTTTGGTTAAATGCAGCCTCTTCATTAAAATATCCGGTTATGTTTGACAAAGCACAGCGTAGGGTGGAGCTGAGTGGTGAAGGTTATTTTGAAGTGTCGAAAGATAAAAAACGGCCATTTGTTGTAGCTACGGCCAAATATGAAGTAGAAGTGCTGGGTACGCATTTTAATGTGAACAGCTACAGGGATGAAGCATTGAGTAAGACCACCCTTTTGGAAGGATCGGTCAGGATAAATGCTATTGCAAAGAAAAAAGAAACGCCTGGCAGTGGTATTTTGCTCTTACCAGGGCAGCAGGCCGTTTTATCGGATGAGGCTAATAAAGTACTTGCGGTAGATACTGAAGAGGCTGTTGCCTGGAAGAATGGCTATTTCCTGTTTAATGAGGAGAGCCTGGAAAGCATCATGAAAAAAATTGAGCGCTGGTATGGCGTTGACGTGCAGTATAAAGACAAGCCGGAAAGCATACAGTTTATGGGCAGGGTATCCAGGTCTAAAAATATTTCTGCGGTATTAAAAGCCCTGGAAACTGCGGGCAATGTGCGTTTTGAAATAACAGGAAAAAAAGTATATGTAACCAAATATTAA